CGACAATAGAGGTCCATGAACAGGACTTCGAGGAGGTTGTTCCGACATGGTATTGACAGAGTCACAAATTAGACTGGGAGAAGTGCTGGACGGGCTAGTTACACGGGACTTCACTGGGCGTGGCATAGCGTATCCACTTTATCAGGCGGCAAGGGCAAGAAAGGAATCTCCTTTAATCATGAGTACCGCAGTGCGCCTAGCGAACGAACTTTCCGTTGGAGATAGAGTCGTCATCGCGACGGGTTTTCCCTCCCGCTCATGGCTCATCCGGGGCCTAACTGAAACAGACGGACCGGCTGGGGCTGCATATCTTGCCAGATTTCTCGAGCAGACCACCGGATGCGTGCCCATTTTATTAATGGAAGAGTCTTTGCGGAGATTTGGTGAAGTAGCTCTAAGGAGCGCAGGACTTATCGTTTCAGACATCGACACCGCCATGAAGTCGAAGCCAGGTCCGCCAAGGGCATCGGTTGCCGCTGTGGTCAACTTCCCTGTCGAACGTGGTGCAGCTGTCAACCGAATCGATGAATTTTTTCGCGTGATTGCTCCGAAGGCCCTCATTGCAGTTGAGTTTCCGGGACAAAACCAAGATGGTCGTTGCTATAACGTATCCGGTCGTGAGATTCCGTCAGATTTAATTCCGAAGGTCGAGGAGTTATTTAAGAGTGCCAGGGAGCACGGGGTACTCACAGTTGGAATTGGTGACGGTGGAAATGAACTTGGTATGGGAACCATTCGCAATACCGTCGTGGCGCACCTGGAAAATGGGGACATAGTGGCTCCCGTAACGGGTGTGGATGAACTGATAGTTGCCTGCATATCCAACTGGGGGGCTTACGGACTAGGGGCAGCTCTCAGTTTTCTCCGCGGTCAGCCTGAGTTACTCCGTACAGTAAGTATTGAGCGTATCACAACAGCATTGGCGAATGAGGGCGCCATCGATGGTTTGACGGCGTATACCGACCCAAATAACGACGGTACATTGCCCTCCACCAATGCGGCATTGCAAGAGATGCTCCACGCTACCGTCAGCATGTACGTGAAGGGGTGGAACAAAGGATGAAGGACCTGTACTCGGAGCTGAGTATGCCTCGAATCATTAATGCTGCCGGGAAGATGACATATTTGGGAAGCTCCTCAGTAAATGAGCATGCGGTAGAGACAATGGTTGCCGCGAGTCAGTGTTCGTTTGATATGGAGCTGCTCAAAGAACGAATGAGTGAGGCCATCGCGGCATTTACG
The Alicyclobacillus curvatus genome window above contains:
- a CDS encoding DUF4392 domain-containing protein, with product MVLTESQIRLGEVLDGLVTRDFTGRGIAYPLYQAARARKESPLIMSTAVRLANELSVGDRVVIATGFPSRSWLIRGLTETDGPAGAAYLARFLEQTTGCVPILLMEESLRRFGEVALRSAGLIVSDIDTAMKSKPGPPRASVAAVVNFPVERGAAVNRIDEFFRVIAPKALIAVEFPGQNQDGRCYNVSGREIPSDLIPKVEELFKSAREHGVLTVGIGDGGNELGMGTIRNTVVAHLENGDIVAPVTGVDELIVACISNWGAYGLGAALSFLRGQPELLRTVSIERITTALANEGAIDGLTAYTDPNNDGTLPSTNAALQEMLHATVSMYVKGWNKG